AAAGGCCGTGTTGGTTCAGATTGCAAACCCTGCAAGAGGTAAAGGAGCAGATTTAGAGGAAATACAAGCTGAAATAAGGGAAAACTGCAGAAGAATCAATGAAGAATTTGGGGAGCCCGGGTATGAACCAATAGTTTTTGTTGACAGACCAGTTTCAATCAGTGAGAGAATTGCCTATTACAGTATTGCTGAGTGTGTTGTTGTCACGGCTGTCAGGGATGGGATGAACCTTACTCCGTATGAATACATTGTTTGTAGACAAGGAACAGATGATTCTGAATCAAGTTCGGATTTGAGTGGGCCCAAGAAGAGCATGCTAGTGCTATCAGAATTTATTGGATGCTCTCCTTCACTTAGTGGGGCTATCCGTGTGAATCCATGGAATGTCGAAGCAACTGCTGAGGCAATGAATGAAGCTATTTCAATGTCTCAATCAGAGCAACTCCTGCGACATGAGAAGCATTTTCGGTATGTTAGCACCCATGATGTGGCTTATTGGTCACGAAGCTTCTTGCAAGATATGGAGAGAACCTGCTCAGAGCACTTTAGGAGAAGATGCTGGGGAATTGGTTTAAGTTTTGGGTTCAGAGTTGTAGCACTTGATCCTAATTTTAGAAAGCTTTCAATGGAGGCTATTGTTTCGGCCTACTGTAGGGCTAAGAGTAGGGCCATACTGTTGGACTATGATGGCACTGTGATGCCCCAAAATTCCATCAACAAGGCTCCAAGTCAGGAGGTTATTTCAATTCTAAACACACTTTGCTGGGACAAGAAAAATACAGTTTTTATTGTCAGTGGAAGAGGAAGGGATAACTTAAGCCAGTGGTTTTCCCCCTGCAGGAAGCTTGGACTTGCAGCAGAACATGGTTACTTCTTAAGGTATGtgttctttcttctctttctctctctggcCACTTTCTAGGCAACATCATTTAAATTACTGTTTGATTTTGTACAGTCCTAAATTGAGGGGTTCATTGTCCTACTATTTTCCTATAATATCTAATAATAGGAGGTTTCCAAATGAGAAGTTTATTTGCTTCATTATGCAACTATTGggtttcatatattttctttatgcAATACCTCAGGTGGTCACAAGATAAAGAATGGGAAACCTGTGGTCAGAGTTCTGATTTTGGGTGGAAGCAAATTGCTGAACCTGTGATGAAGTTGTACACTGAGACTACTGATGGGTCTTCCATTGAAAGTAAAGAGAGTGCTCTGGTTTGGCAATATGGGGATGCGGACCCAGGCTTTGGATCCTCTCAGGCAAAGGAAATGTTGGATCATCTAGAGAGTGTATTAGCAAATGAACCTGTTGCTGTCAAAAGTGGTCATTTTATTGTAGAAGTTAAGCCTCAGGTACATATCGTGCATTTCAATTTCATCCATAATTCGactctgaaaaagaaaaagtagaaataatTCTGATCTAAATGAAGTTTGATACATTTGCataaatatgtaataaaaagatacacacacacacacataaagTTATTCTTAAATCCAAATTATTTCCAATACTTGTTCCTAATGGTCTTTTCCCTCCGAAGTCTCAATTCTAAGCAACTGAttttcaaatctcattttctttatctgTTTCCAACTTCCAGAGTGGTATGGATattcaaatttctttctttccttttttctttttcctttttgggggACCTGTTTGAAAACGTTCATCTTTCTTTGTCATAATGATTATGATGGCCAGCATAGTTTCTGATAAGGAATCtctaatatttagttttttttttttaaaaaaaagaattattttttttgtgtgaaGAGTTCACTTTCCCTCTATATTTTCTGCCCCATCTATGGGAGATATCAATCCCTAGTATGTGATGATCCATTTGATGTAGTACTTaactaggtttggatatgttttCCAGGGAGTTAGCAAAGGCCTAGCTGCAGAAAAGATCTTCACCACAATGACTGAAAATGGAAAACAAGCTGATTTTTTGCTTTGTATTGGAGATGACAGATCTGATGAGGACATGTTTGAAATAATTGGTAGTGCAATGTCAACAAATATTCTTTCTGCCAACACTTCATTGTTTGCATGCACGGTAGGGCAAAAGCCCAGCAAAGCTAAATATTATTTGGATGACGCAAGCGAAGTGATATGCATGCTTGAGTCACTTGCTGAAGCCTCTGATTCTGGACCATCCTCTGAAGAAGAAACTCAGGTCTCCCCTTGAAGGCTGTCAGGTTTCTTCTTATACAAGTTGGATTCCAATCTTCAACAGAACATAAATTCTAGAGTTGTTGGAGGCTTTACACATCTGGGGTGGTGGGTGAGGTTACAGGGTTATTATAGGTTTTCCTTTGCTGTTCTTTGTTCCCTTCCCTTgctcttatttattttctttctcttcctttatagttcaatttttttttttttttacttttcctgaTAATTTAGTTTCTGACAAAAGGGAAAGAACTGTAGTTTGttctccatgaagcaaatttaGAAGAAGTGGAAGAGGAAGTGAACCTGAAAAGTCTGTTGGAAGAGATTCTTAGGCCTACTATTTTGCTTTCCCAATTCTGACAGTGAAAAATACTGGTGGCATGGAGTATACAGTGGGAATAACAGAGGCAGCTCATGATCTGAGTATTAAAATTTGGTCAACATCAGTTCTTATCCCGGTTGAAGTGAAAAGTGATCAACAActtttttaaagttttcaaacttTCATCCAAATACTTGTAATTTTACACAGGAAAATTGTTGAAACTGGTTGAAATCTTgaatgaatcaaaattcaaactgaaaatcaatgttcattctttattctttttttagttttaaatatgtTAGGATCATTACTCTGGGGGCACACTAGAGAAAACCAGATATTTGTCTACTTTTAAACAGGAGCTATATTGTTTATTCATGGAGAATTGGTATGGCATTCTTGTTCCTGCATCATTGCAACTAAGGCCCCCCAGACCTTTGGTTACAATTCACCTTCGTGACACTGCATCAGCCACATGGGATGGGTAATGAGGAGATGGTGtcatctttccttttcttcagCATTTTTGTGACGAGGTCGAGGtattttacttaaaaatcaTGTATCATTTGCTTGATATACTGttcttttgaatattatttttgtcaGACATTTTCTCCTCTTCCATTGTCAATGAAAATACTTTTGGTTCCTTGTCTTGCTTACTGGGATATTGTTATGTCTAAATCTCTTGCAACCAGTTTCTCTTATTAAATTCTGTTCAAAGCCTTTTTTGGCAAAGTATGGTGCAGATTGGTTTTCTATAATCCCATTTTTCTTAGGACTTGTAAAATGCTTGTGCTGTAGGAAGGAATGGAATGCTTTGAGTCCTACAGAAAGTATGAGAGAAAAAGATGTTCAAACTTCTGTTTGGAACGTTGGAATACATAATGGAAATTGGAAATCAATTCCATTATCatttattattgtatttggattgttttttagaataggaataaggataaaaaattcattagtatgaaaattaaatccCACTCTTGTtaggattttgattattttcttttacttggtATTGTGATTCTCCTCCATTCTCATCatatttccattcctattcccATATACCAAACTCACCCTAAAATTGGAGGGCAGAAAAGGTATCTGTGTTGGCTACCCATCAGGCTCTATAGTGAGGAGTGTTAGATTAGTATGTCAATGGATGTGGATGTTTCAAAGTAATGAACCCACCCCAGGAGTAATGAATTTTTAGAGGGCAAAAGCACCACAAAATCAATGTTGGCATTCTAATTTTCTGAAACTATGGAACTGGGCTTTGATAGATAACGGTATTACATGATTTTTTGCTCTTACAACCAAGTGATTTAACTCGAATTCCCGTCTCGACTGCTAATGTGTTTATCTTGCTTTTGAATCATGTAAGAGACAGAAGCTAATTAAGTAGCTTATTACAGATTTAATGAATTTGACATGCATAAAATCAGGTTTTGGATGTATAGAAGCACAAAAGAGTTCTTTCCCTTCTATTTTTTTGATCATAAAGTATATATCGATAATAGTAAAGttcaagagaaggatgagaggtcttTCCCACAAAGTATAAAACCTAATCAGAGTAAGACTATACTCCATTATAAAAGGATAATTACAGATGAAGGCATgtacaaaatatctcaaaaaccAGAATCAAACTCACTCACCTGATGAGGTTGAGGGAGTTTTATCTTGGATTGGATAGGACAGATGCCTCTGGTTCTGTACAAACTTTATCATCAGATGGAGAAGTTGAAGTCATTGCATGGATGAACTTGTAGATGATGTTTGAGTCCACCTCCATCACTCCCTCTAAAACCTTCACAACCACAGACATAGGAGGCCTTCTTGTGGGATCATCCTGCAAACACCATGCTCCAATCCTTATCATCCTCACCACTTCTCCATGatctttcatttcctccaaaTTTTCCACAATCTCAATTAGTCTTTCTTCCTCGGCTTTCTTCTGCAGAACCCTGAGCATTTGTGAATTAGATTCTTCCCGGGTGCAATCCACATTTCTCCTTCCAGTGACTATCTCAAGAAGAACAATTCCAAAGCTATAGATGTCAACTTTCACAGTGACTTTTGGTTGGCTCCACTCTGGAGCAAGATACCCAGGAGTTCCTCTCATTGTGGTGAAAACTTGGCTTTCATCTCTGCCTATAAGTTCAGACAGCCCAAAATCAGAGACCTTAGCATTGAAGTTTTCATCCAGGAGAATGTTCTGCGGCTTGATATCTAGATGAACTATTCTATGTCTGCATTCTTCATGAAGATAAGCCAACCCTTTGGCTATGTCAAGTATAATCCTCTTTCGGGTTTCCCAATCTAGACAAGGTCTCTGGCAACCATAGAAAATCCAGTTATCCAAAGATCCATTGCACATATATTCGAAAACTAAAAGCCTGTTCGATTTTTCTGCACAGAATCCAATCAGTCTTACAAGGTTAAAATGGTGTAGACTTCCTATAGTCTTAACTTCTGCCAAGAACTCTCTCATCCCCTGCTCGATTCTGTCCAACCTCTTCACTGCAATCCGAGTGCCATCTGCTAGCAACCCTTTGAACACAGACCCAAAGCCTCCACTACCAACTCTCTCCTTAAAATCCTCTGTTGCCACACGAAGGTCTTCATACAGAAACTTCACAGGCATTCCTGGAACTTGATCGATAGTATAGTCTTCCCCTTCCTCCACTGTGCTAGTCCTCCTCAGTGTCGCCAGGATTGTAACTACTACAAGGCAAAATGTGATGAGAGGGACTATACTAGCCCCTACTACTATTGCTGCTATATTTGCTCCATCTCCTGAAGACGGAGTTGGTGGGAAGTTCTCTCTTGTAGTTTTTGCTGCTGGCACAAGACTTGGTGCCACAAAGTTAATCTGTACCTTGATAAATGTTGCCGATGTGAAATTGTAGTTTGGTATATGCCCTTCTCTTATGGACAAGATTTTAGATGGCATAAAACAATACCCGTCCGAAACATTGTTCTCATACCTGAAAAATGCTCCACCACAAGAACAATTTTGCAGACAGGCTTGCTTGCA
The window above is part of the Vitis riparia cultivar Riparia Gloire de Montpellier isolate 1030 chromosome 12, EGFV_Vit.rip_1.0, whole genome shotgun sequence genome. Proteins encoded here:
- the LOC117927096 gene encoding probable alpha,alpha-trehalose-phosphate synthase [UDP-forming] 7, yielding MMSRSYTNLLDLATGNFPAIGRERKRLPRVMTVPGNVYELDDDQANSVSSDNPSSVAQDRLIIVANQLPVKANRRADDRGWVFSWNEDSLLLQLKEGLPEDMEVLYVGSLRVDVDLEEQEEVSQILLETFKCVPTFLPHDVLEKFYHGFCKKLLWPLFHYMLPFSADHGGRFDRSMWEAYVSANKLFSQKVIEVINPDDDYVWIHDYHLMVLPTFLRRHFNQLRMGFFLHSPFPSSEIYRTLPVREEILKALLNSDLIGFHTFDYARHFLSCCSRMLGLEYQSKRGYIGLEYYGRTVGIKIMPVGIHMGRIASVMKLADKEKKVGELKQQFEGKTVLLGVDDMDIFKGINLKLLAMEQLLQQHSKWQGKAVLVQIANPARGKGADLEEIQAEIRENCRRINEEFGEPGYEPIVFVDRPVSISERIAYYSIAECVVVTAVRDGMNLTPYEYIVCRQGTDDSESSSDLSGPKKSMLVLSEFIGCSPSLSGAIRVNPWNVEATAEAMNEAISMSQSEQLLRHEKHFRYVSTHDVAYWSRSFLQDMERTCSEHFRRRCWGIGLSFGFRVVALDPNFRKLSMEAIVSAYCRAKSRAILLDYDGTVMPQNSINKAPSQEVISILNTLCWDKKNTVFIVSGRGRDNLSQWFSPCRKLGLAAEHGYFLRWSQDKEWETCGQSSDFGWKQIAEPVMKLYTETTDGSSIESKESALVWQYGDADPGFGSSQAKEMLDHLESVLANEPVAVKSGHFIVEVKPQGVSKGLAAEKIFTTMTENGKQADFLLCIGDDRSDEDMFEIIGSAMSTNILSANTSLFACTVGQKPSKAKYYLDDASEVICMLESLAEASDSGPSSEEETQVSP
- the LOC117926302 gene encoding G-type lectin S-receptor-like serine/threonine-protein kinase SD2-5, with the protein product MYSKLGIMASICCPLVIILILIGGVGFAQSDASKNESSPVFYLNSSVPLTWYNNDSIKIRTPADGSKVRVVLLRQQSISFVCGFYCVGACNSYLFSIVAVGGGNSSVVWSANRDYPVKENATLQLTVDGGLVLQDSDGAQVWSTNGSGNSILGMNLTEAGNLVLLGNKGAIVWQSFDHPSDVLLVRQRLNEGQKLIASSSGDIWNQGQYYATLTSDAGFAVFIDADQAKPLMYYKLVPDNRSSNSTGLNYAELQQHGFLVNLGTSQVTSGRNSYEYSAQSDVKYMRLDFDGHLRIYQHSDTTGLRVIVDLITEDLGDCQYPLICREYGVCKADQYCSCPEGEDGVQYFQTDLGCSRITPLSCEPSLHHLLEVKNATYFNTIDSDAAYPGIKDMDMCKQACLQNCSCGGAFFRYENNVSDGYCFMPSKILSIREGHIPNYNFTSATFIKVQINFVAPSLVPAAKTTRENFPPTPSSGDGANIAAIVVGASIVPLITFCLVVVTILATLRRTSTVEEGEDYTIDQVPGMPVKFLYEDLRVATEDFKERVGSGGFGSVFKGLLADGTRIAVKRLDRIEQGMREFLAEVKTIGSLHHFNLVRLIGFCAEKSNRLLVFEYMCNGSLDNWIFYGCQRPCLDWETRKRIILDIAKGLAYLHEECRHRIVHLDIKPQNILLDENFNAKVSDFGLSELIGRDESQVFTTMRGTPGYLAPEWSQPKVTVKVDIYSFGIVLLEIVTGRRNVDCTREESNSQMLRVLQKKAEEERLIEIVENLEEMKDHGEVVRMIRIGAWCLQDDPTRRPPMSVVVKVLEGVMEVDSNIIYKFIHAMTSTSPSDDKVCTEPEASVLSNPR